The genomic window TTGCTGCTTTAGGTACAAAATAGTACATCAATCCTAAGAAAGGTGTAGTTAAGAAGAATGCCACAGCATTATGTCCATACCACCATTGTACCAAAGCATCTTGTACACCAGCGTAAACAGAGTAGCTTTTTAAACCACTTACAGGTAATTCTAAACTATTGAAAATATGAAGTACTGCAACCGTAACAAATGTGGCTATGTAAAACCATATTGCAACGTATAGGTGACGTTGACGACGCTTTAAAATTGTACCAATCATATTTACACCAAAAGCAACCCAAATAAGTGCGATGGCGATATCAAATGGCCATTCTAATTCGGCATATTCTTTTGAAGTTGAGAATCCTAACGGAAGCGTAATTGCAGCTCCGACAATAATTAGCTGCCATCCCCAAAAGTTGATGTTGCTTAATAAATCGCTAAACATTCTTGCTTTCAGTAAACGTTGTAGCGAATAGTACACACCAGCAAAAATAGCATTACCTACAAAGGCAAAAATCACTGCATTAGTGTGTAATGGTCTTAAACGACCAAAACTTAACCATGATATACCATCGGTTAAGTTTGGGAATATAAACATAAAGGCTAGTAGTAATCCTACTAGCATACCTACAACTCCCCAAAGTATTGTGGCATAGAGGAACTTTTTAACGATTTTGTTATCGTAGTAAAATTGTTGCATTTCCATATTAAAATAATTAGTCAGTTTTTGTTTGTGTTGAGTTATTCTTTTTGGTCTTAATAATTTCGTCTTCAAAGAGCATACGTACCGAAGGCGTATAACTATCATCATACTGGCCAGACTTTACGGCTAATAAAAAAATGATTAAAAATGTGACGCCAACTATGACGCTAACAGTTAATAAAATATATATAACACTCATACCTATTTTTGAAGTTATGTTTCAAAAGTACTATTGACCAAAAGTTTAAAATATGACATTTATCATGTCACTTTATTTAAAATTATTCCAAATAGCTATTTTAGTTTTCTGCCTAAGAAATTCGTAAAAACAGTTGTAAAGACAACAATACTTATAGAACTCAAAGGCATTAATATTGCCGCAACAACAGGTGCTAATTGTCCTGTTACAGCAAAATATAATCCTACGACATTATAAATAAATGAAAGCACAAAGCTCCATTTTATGATTTTTATGGCTGATTTAGATGCTTTAATATACGCATATAATTCTTTAAATTTTGAAGCGTCTAAAATCGCATCACAAGCAGGTGAGAACACATTTACATCTTCTGATATAGCAATACCAACATCACTTTGAGCTAAGGCGCCAGCATCATTTAAACCATCTCCTATCATTAATACTTTTGCTCCTTCAGATTGGTGATATTTGATGAAATCTAGTTTATCCTCGGGTTTTTGGTTGAAAATGAGTTTTGTTTTTGCAGGCAATAATTTCTTTAGGTTTTCACGTTCCCCTTCATTATCTCCTGAAAGAATGACTAAATCGAATTGCTTTTTTAGTTTATTAAAGAGTTTAGAAACTCCTTTTCTATAACTATTATAAAAGGTGTATTTTCCTTTATAAACATTATTGCTACTAATATGAACGGTAGTATTTAAAACGGCAGCTTCTTGCGTATTACCAACAAAACTTGCCGAGCCTATTTTAAGATTAATATCATTATGTTTTGCTTCAATACCTTTACCAATATGCTCTTCAAAAGTGTCTAGGGTTACAATATTGTGTTCATCCAAAATATTATAAAGGCTTCTACTTAAAGGATGGTTAGAACCTCTCAATGAATTTTTTAACACTAAATTTTCAGTGTCAGAAAGTAGCTCGCCATCATAGATAGCATTACTAGATTTATTTGAAGTAATGGTTCCTGTTTTATCAAAAATTACAGTATCTATCTGTGCCAGTTTTTCAATAACACTTGCATTTTTGATATAAAATTTCAGTTTGCCAAATATTCGTAATAAGTTTCCAAAAGTAAATGGAGCCGATAGCGCAATTGCACAAGGACAAGCAATAATAAGTACTGCTGTAAATACATTCATGGCTTTGCTTGCGTCTGTAATCAGCCAAAATGTTGTGGCAATAAAAGCAATTGATAAAATAGCTATCGTAAAATGTTTACTCACCTTGTTGGTTATGGTTGCAAAGCCATCTTCTTTATTCTTGTTAAAGACATCGTTACTCCAAAGTTGGGTTAAGTAGCTTTGCTCAACAGATTTTAAAGCTTCTAGCTCTATGACTCCAGAGGTTTGTTTGCCACCAGCAAAAAGCTTATCTCCAGATTTTTTTGAAACAGTCTGAGATTCACCAGTCACAAAACTGTAATCTATCTCTCCTTTACCGTTGATTAAAATACCATCAACAGGAATTAGCTCTTCATTTCTAATAAGTATTCTGTCTCCTTTCTCAATATCATAAACCTGTATGGATGATTCTTCTCCATTTTTACCAATCTTAGTAATGGCAATAGGGAAGTAGGATTTATAATCGCGTTCAAACGATAAAAAGTCATAGGTTTTTTGTTGAAAGAATTTTCCAACCAGAAGGAAGAAAATCAAACCAGCAAGACTATCAAAAAAGCCAGAGCCTAAATCAAAAATAATCTCAATAGTACTTCTAATAAATAATACAGAAACACCCAGTGCAATTGGTACATCAATATTTAAAAGCTTTGCTTTTAAGCCTTTGTACGCGGAAATAAAATAATCTTGCGCAGAATAAAAAACAATGGGAATAGACATGGCAAACATTAACCATCTAAACACATGCTTGTACTGTTCTAACCAAAATTCATTAAGTTCAAAATATTCTGGAAAAGAGAGAAACATAATGTTTCCAAACCCAAAACTGGCTACACCTAATTTATAGATAAGGCTTCTATTGATATGATTTTTTCCAGAACTAAAATCATCAAGACTAATGTAAGGTTCATAACCGATTGAGCTCAATAAAAGCACAATGGACTTTAAATTTGTTGCTTCAGGATTATAGGTAACACGTACAGTTTTCTTACCAAAGTTGACTTGCGAAGATGAAATATTAGGATCTAATTTGTTTAAATTTTCTAAAATCCAAATACAAGAACTACAATGAATATGGGGAATGTATAGCGTAGCTACTTCAGCTGTGTCGCTTCTAAATTCGGTTAACTTTTCAATAATAGAATCTTGGGATAAAAAGTCGTATTTACCTTCAATCTCTTTCGGAACTGCTCCAGGTGCATTTTGTAAGTCGTAGTAGCAGGTTAAATCATTTTCATTAAAAATTTCGTAAACAGTTTTGCAACCATTACAACAAAACGATTTATCCTGAAATGTAATTGGGTGATTACCACAGTCGTCACCACAATGAAAACATGAGTTGTTTTCCATTTTTTAATTTGCTCATTTATACCTGTAACAAAGGTGACATAATATACAACTTTAAAATATGATATTTGTCATGTTATCATTATATTTGAATAGTCACAAAATCAATTGGTATGAGCAAATGTGAGTCTTGTATTATTAAGGAATTTAATTCCTTAAAATCCCTAACACGAGAAGAACTAATGCGAGTTTCTGCATGTAAAACTGGAAAAATTTATAGAAAAGGGCAAATCATCTTTGAAGAAGGCGAAACGCTAAATGGTGTTTACTGTGTAAGAGATGGAGTATGTAAACTGACAAAGCTAAGCGAAAACGGTAAGGATCAAGTTGTAAAGCTTGTTGTTAAAGGTGACTTATTGGGTAAGCGTTCTTTGGTATCTGATCAAAAAACAAATTTGAGTGCAGTAGCCTTAAATGATATGGAGATGTGCTTTATCCCAAAAAGTGAAATAATTGATGATTTATCAAAAAATCCAAAGTTCACTATGGATGTGCTAAGAGAGATGGCGAATGATTTAAAAGAGTCTGATGTGTCATTGGTAAATATGGCTCAAAAATCTGTAAAAAGAAGGATGGCAGAAATTCTTATGTATAGTCACGATAATTTTGGTACAGATAATGAAGGTTATTTAAGTATTGTACTCTCTCGTGAAGATTATGCGAGTATAGTAGGAACAGCAACTGAGTCTGCTATTAGGATTTTGTCTCAGTTTAAAAAAGAAGGACTGATATCTACTACAGGAAAACGTATAAAAATTGATGATTATAACGGTCTTAAGTGGATAGAATAAAAGACCTAAAACATATAAAAGCGCTCTATAATTAGAGCGCTTTTTTTGTGCTTAATCTACACTAAAAATTTTGGTTTCTTTAAATGGATCAACTTTTAAGTCTTTCATTTTATTTTGATAATCTTTCCATGTCGTATTGAAAAATTTATTGGTCTCACCAAAAACCTTATCAAAAGCATCTTTAGCGTGTTGAATTAATGTAGTTTCTGTTGAGGTTAGTCCAATTTGACTATCGTAAACATAACCTTGGGCTGTACGCAAACGTTGCATTGGTGTTACTTCAGGATTTCTGGTAATGCCTTGTCGCTTATCTACTTTTCCTAAGTAACTATCTATTAAACTATCTATAGCTTTTATAGTTTCTTTAGAGTTTTCAATCTGGTCTTTGTAAGTCTCCTTATCTAGTTTAGATAATTTTGTTTTATAATCTTCAGCTATAGTTTTACTTTTAACCAATTGCTCAACAGCTTCAGCGGCTTTTTCTTGCAATTGCTCTAATTGTTTGGATGCAACATAAACTTCATCTATATTTTTTTGAGATATCTCTAGTCTAGGATCAGATTTAACGGAAATTGTGGTTTCAGAAGTTAAGTTACCATAATGCAAAACAGCTTTGTAATCTCCGGGTTTTACAGAAACTCCTCCTGGTTCGCGGTTTTGCTTACGAACTCTTCTAGATGGTCTACTCACACCAGCTTCATCCATATACCATGTCCATTTATGAATACCGTTTTCCTCTGGGGATTTTTGTTTTAAGGTTCTGATTAAACGATCTCCATCATATATTTTTAAAGTTAGAGAGTCCCAACTAATTTCATTTCCAACCTTTTTGTCGCTAATATTTTTATCACCTTTTTTAGAATCGGATTTAATATCAGATTTAATAGCTTCTTTTTTATTAAGCATATAGGTGAAATGTGCTCCTCGATTTCGATTTTCACCATGATACATAGCATCAGCACCAAAACGGCTTCCTGTTGGTTGTTGGTAGGCAGCTTGATACGCTGTTGGAGGATCAAATAATTCAATATTCGAGTTGATAACTGACTTATCTTTTGTCATAGCTCTCAAAGGCCTAATATCATCTAAAACCCAAGCAGCTCTACCAAAAGTACCTATAACTAAATCGTGTTCACGAGGATGAATTACTAAATCTTTTACAGAGGTGGTAGGGAAGCCTTCGGTCCATTTTGTCCATTGTTCACCTGCATTTACAGACACATACAAGCCATCATCTGTACCCAAAAACATAAGATTTGGTTCTTCAATATCTTCAACTATAGCTAAAGTATAGCTCTTAACATCTCTATCATCTACAATACGTTCCCATGTTTTACCATAGTTTTTAGTTCTGTAAGCATATGGAGTATAGTTAAAACGTCTGTAATCATTGGCTATTAAAAGGGCTTCTCCTTTATTTTTGTTAGAAGCTTTTATTTGTACAATCCAGCTACCTTTTGGTAATCCTGTAATGTTTTTTGAAACATCTTTCCAGTTTTTCCCTCCATCTGTAGTATAATGTACGCGACCATCATCTGTACCAACCCAAAGCATGTCTTTTTCAACAGGAGAAGGTTCTATAACCAAAACGGTACAGTGATTTTCGGCACCAGTAGCATCCATAGTTAAACCACCACTTTCAGATTGTTTTAGCTTTTCGGGATCATTAGTGGTAAGATCTGGTGAGATGATAGTCCAAGTTTCACCTTTATCAATCGATTTATGTACAAACTGACTTCCAAAATAGATGGTACTATTATCAAAAGGATCAATATTTATGGCAGAATTCCAATTAAAACGTAATTCTACATTAGCATCAGGATGCGTTGGTCTCACTAGATAATTATTGCCAGTTTGCCAATCGTATCTGCTAACGTAACCTTGTTGACTCATAGACCAACCGTAACGAGAGTTATCTCTATCTGGAACCACATCAAACCCATCACCAAAACTTATTTCTTGCCAGTAGCTATTTCTTATGCCTTGGTCTTTCCAAACATAAGCAGGTCCTCGCCAAGACCCATTGTCTTGCATGCCACCATAGACGTTATATGGAAATTCATTATCCACGGCTATGTGATAAAACTGCGCCACAGGAAGATTGCCAATAAATCTCCACGTTTTTCCACCATCTTTGGTAATATTCATACCACCATCGTTACCGTCAATCATAAAACTACCATCTTCAGGATGAATCCACCATGCATGATGGTCTGGGTGAACACCATTACTTACACCATAGGCAGGCATGAGTTGAGTAAAGTTTTTACCACCATCTTCAGAAACGTTTACATATGTGAATACGGAATATACACGGTTTTCATTTTGAGGATCTACGTAAATTTCGGAGTAGTAAAAAGGACGATTTCCAATATCATTTTTATCGTTGACTTTTTGCCATTTAAAACCACCATCTTCACTTTTGTACAATGCATTTTTGTCTGCTTCAACTAAAGCGTAAACAATGTTTGGTTTGCCAGGTGCAATAGCCACACCAATACGACCTAAATCTCCTTTTGGGAAACCGTCTTCTTCAGTAATTTTTTTCCATGTTTTACCGCCATCATGCGTCATGTGCAATGCAGAACCTTTTCCACCAGAATTAAAAAACCAAGGATCTCGCTTGTGTTCCCACATAGCAGCGAATAGTTTGTTTGGGTTAGAAGGATCCATCACCAAATCAGCAACACCAGTTTTGTTGTTTGCAAAAAGAATTTTTTCCCATGTTTTGCCACCATCTGTAGTTTTAAAGACTCCACGTTCAGGATGTTCTCCCCAAGGAGAACCGATAGCACCTACATAAACCACATCAGGATTAGTTGGATCAACAATGATTCTATGTATATGTCTAGTTTTCTCTAAACCCATAGCCATCCAAGATTTTCCACCATCTAGCGATTTGTATATTCCGTAACCGCCATTTAGTGAGTTACGAGGATTACCTTCACCTGTACCAACCCATATTACACTCGGATTAGATTGCTGAATTTCAACAGCACCTATAGAAGCTGTAACCTCTTTATCGAAAATGGGTTCCCATTTTATACCTCCAGAAGTTGATTTCCAAAGTCCGCCCGAAGCCGTGCCAACATACATGATATCTGGATTGTCGTTTACGACATCTATAGCTGTAACACGACCAGACATGCCACCAGGACCAATGTTTCTGGGAGCCATGTTTTTTACTAAATCCATCGAAAATTCTTGTGCAGAAAGTAGTGCTACACAGCAAAGCATAACACATGAGAGAAAACGTTTCATTATTATTAAGGTTAGTTAATTTCCCTAAAAATAATGAAAAGATATTTGAGAATTATAAAAGAGATGTTAAGGTGTGCTTTAGTTATCTAATAAAACAGGAATTGTGCTACTGTTGTTATTATAATCTTCGTTTGATAATAGCCATTTTGTACCGTAAACATCTTTATAAGTGATTTTATAAAGAATGACTTTTTTGCTCAATAAGTCTTTTACAAGGTTTAGGTTTTTAGCATTATTTATTTCTAAAACATTGATTTGCTCATTGGCAGGCAAAACAAATCCTTTTATCAATGTGTTTTTTGAATAAGGAATGGTGTCTAAACCTTTTGTGTTTTTAAAAATATAATCAAACAAGTCATCGGTATTATTAAAACTATGCGTAGTATCTAATAAAATTTCAACATTATCAATAAAAGCTGGTCCAACACCTTTGTTTCCAATTACAAACTTAAAATTGTTGCCGTACTCACTATACCATTGGTTTAAGTGAGGAAGTACGGATGCACTTTGCTGCATTTGTGTAAGTCTGTTTTCTTCCCTGGCCAAGTACGATTGGTATAGTAAAGCGATAAGTGAAATAACACTTATAAATAGAGCAGACGTGCTCATAATTTTATCAGTGGTCCAGTTGATTTTTTTTCTGGATTTTTTCGGCTCTTCTTGTTCGGTTTCCTCAGACATTCTGTAATAAGTTTTGAGTAAAGTTAACAAAATGTTAGAATCTAAAACGGTGTAAATGTTACATTAAAAATAAAACAGTTGCGGATTTGTATATAGGCATACAAAGTATCATATACTTATTGAAGGTTATAAAAATGAATGTTAGTTTTTGTTTTTCTTTATCTGTTTAGGTTTTTTCCAGAGCCAAAATCCACTAAAAGCCAAAAACAAAAGCCCTAACCCAAGGATTGAAGAGTAAAAGAGCTTTACAGTTTTTTTTTCGGAATTAAATAAATAATCTACAATAGAACCATCGTGTATCATTTCTATAATATCTGCGGTTCTTGTTTCTTGTGATAAAATTTCACCAGAGTAACAGTCTATTTGAAGTTCTGTA from Winogradskyella sp. MH6 includes these protein-coding regions:
- the ccoS gene encoding cbb3-type cytochrome oxidase assembly protein CcoS — encoded protein: MSVIYILLTVSVIVGVTFLIIFLLAVKSGQYDDSYTPSVRMLFEDEIIKTKKNNSTQTKTD
- a CDS encoding heavy metal translocating P-type ATPase, whose translation is MENNSCFHCGDDCGNHPITFQDKSFCCNGCKTVYEIFNENDLTCYYDLQNAPGAVPKEIEGKYDFLSQDSIIEKLTEFRSDTAEVATLYIPHIHCSSCIWILENLNKLDPNISSSQVNFGKKTVRVTYNPEATNLKSIVLLLSSIGYEPYISLDDFSSGKNHINRSLIYKLGVASFGFGNIMFLSFPEYFELNEFWLEQYKHVFRWLMFAMSIPIVFYSAQDYFISAYKGLKAKLLNIDVPIALGVSVLFIRSTIEIIFDLGSGFFDSLAGLIFFLLVGKFFQQKTYDFLSFERDYKSYFPIAITKIGKNGEESSIQVYDIEKGDRILIRNEELIPVDGILINGKGEIDYSFVTGESQTVSKKSGDKLFAGGKQTSGVIELEALKSVEQSYLTQLWSNDVFNKNKEDGFATITNKVSKHFTIAILSIAFIATTFWLITDASKAMNVFTAVLIIACPCAIALSAPFTFGNLLRIFGKLKFYIKNASVIEKLAQIDTVIFDKTGTITSNKSSNAIYDGELLSDTENLVLKNSLRGSNHPLSRSLYNILDEHNIVTLDTFEEHIGKGIEAKHNDINLKIGSASFVGNTQEAAVLNTTVHISSNNVYKGKYTFYNSYRKGVSKLFNKLKKQFDLVILSGDNEGERENLKKLLPAKTKLIFNQKPEDKLDFIKYHQSEGAKVLMIGDGLNDAGALAQSDVGIAISEDVNVFSPACDAILDASKFKELYAYIKASKSAIKIIKWSFVLSFIYNVVGLYFAVTGQLAPVVAAILMPLSSISIVVFTTVFTNFLGRKLK
- a CDS encoding Crp/Fnr family transcriptional regulator; translated protein: MSKCESCIIKEFNSLKSLTREELMRVSACKTGKIYRKGQIIFEEGETLNGVYCVRDGVCKLTKLSENGKDQVVKLVVKGDLLGKRSLVSDQKTNLSAVALNDMEMCFIPKSEIIDDLSKNPKFTMDVLREMANDLKESDVSLVNMAQKSVKRRMAEILMYSHDNFGTDNEGYLSIVLSREDYASIVGTATESAIRILSQFKKEGLISTTGKRIKIDDYNGLKWIE
- a CDS encoding WD40/YVTN/BNR-like repeat-containing protein; translated protein: MKRFLSCVMLCCVALLSAQEFSMDLVKNMAPRNIGPGGMSGRVTAIDVVNDNPDIMYVGTASGGLWKSTSGGIKWEPIFDKEVTASIGAVEIQQSNPSVIWVGTGEGNPRNSLNGGYGIYKSLDGGKSWMAMGLEKTRHIHRIIVDPTNPDVVYVGAIGSPWGEHPERGVFKTTDGGKTWEKILFANNKTGVADLVMDPSNPNKLFAAMWEHKRDPWFFNSGGKGSALHMTHDGGKTWKKITEEDGFPKGDLGRIGVAIAPGKPNIVYALVEADKNALYKSEDGGFKWQKVNDKNDIGNRPFYYSEIYVDPQNENRVYSVFTYVNVSEDGGKNFTQLMPAYGVSNGVHPDHHAWWIHPEDGSFMIDGNDGGMNITKDGGKTWRFIGNLPVAQFYHIAVDNEFPYNVYGGMQDNGSWRGPAYVWKDQGIRNSYWQEISFGDGFDVVPDRDNSRYGWSMSQQGYVSRYDWQTGNNYLVRPTHPDANVELRFNWNSAINIDPFDNSTIYFGSQFVHKSIDKGETWTIISPDLTTNDPEKLKQSESGGLTMDATGAENHCTVLVIEPSPVEKDMLWVGTDDGRVHYTTDGGKNWKDVSKNITGLPKGSWIVQIKASNKNKGEALLIANDYRRFNYTPYAYRTKNYGKTWERIVDDRDVKSYTLAIVEDIEEPNLMFLGTDDGLYVSVNAGEQWTKWTEGFPTTSVKDLVIHPREHDLVIGTFGRAAWVLDDIRPLRAMTKDKSVINSNIELFDPPTAYQAAYQQPTGSRFGADAMYHGENRNRGAHFTYMLNKKEAIKSDIKSDSKKGDKNISDKKVGNEISWDSLTLKIYDGDRLIRTLKQKSPEENGIHKWTWYMDEAGVSRPSRRVRKQNREPGGVSVKPGDYKAVLHYGNLTSETTISVKSDPRLEISQKNIDEVYVASKQLEQLQEKAAEAVEQLVKSKTIAEDYKTKLSKLDKETYKDQIENSKETIKAIDSLIDSYLGKVDKRQGITRNPEVTPMQRLRTAQGYVYDSQIGLTSTETTLIQHAKDAFDKVFGETNKFFNTTWKDYQNKMKDLKVDPFKETKIFSVD
- a CDS encoding CRISPR-associated DxTHG motif protein, with protein sequence MSEETEQEEPKKSRKKINWTTDKIMSTSALFISVISLIALLYQSYLAREENRLTQMQQSASVLPHLNQWYSEYGNNFKFVIGNKGVGPAFIDNVEILLDTTHSFNNTDDLFDYIFKNTKGLDTIPYSKNTLIKGFVLPANEQINVLEINNAKNLNLVKDLLSKKVILYKITYKDVYGTKWLLSNEDYNNNSSTIPVLLDN